In Cystobacter ferrugineus, the following are encoded in one genomic region:
- a CDS encoding efflux RND transporter periplasmic adaptor subunit: MGLLAVITLAVASAWWWLGRTSKPSAAAAPPAVPVVIEQASLRDVPHLLRGIGTVQSLHSVVVRTQVEGILTEVAFKEGQQVNRGDLLARIDDRAIAAEVAQARAEKARNEAQLHAARLDLERYGNLVRDEAISRQMVDQQKAQVEQLEATLRANEALIAAAQVRLSYTRITSPVTGRVGLRRVDAGNVVRPSDVQGLVSVTQIDPIAVVFSLPQDELPRLQALLRDPAGAAVTAFDRAGGTTLAEGRLSMIDNQIDPSTGTISLKAEFPNAEGKLWPGQFVAVEFRTGESQDATVVSARTIQRGRQGPFVFRIQEGKATVVPVTLGYADEDIAVVASGVTAGDTVVSDGHSRLKAGSVVKTTSTTGLASKGAAR; encoded by the coding sequence ATGGGTCTCCTCGCCGTCATCACGCTCGCCGTGGCTTCTGCCTGGTGGTGGCTCGGCCGCACCTCGAAGCCATCCGCCGCCGCGGCGCCGCCAGCGGTCCCCGTGGTCATCGAGCAGGCCTCGCTCCGCGACGTGCCCCATCTGCTGCGCGGCATCGGCACCGTCCAGTCCCTTCACAGTGTCGTGGTCCGCACCCAGGTGGAGGGCATCCTCACCGAGGTGGCCTTCAAGGAAGGCCAGCAGGTCAACCGGGGCGACCTGCTCGCCCGCATCGACGACCGTGCGATCGCCGCCGAGGTCGCGCAGGCGCGTGCCGAGAAGGCTCGCAACGAGGCGCAGCTCCACGCCGCGCGGCTCGACCTCGAGCGGTACGGCAACCTCGTGCGCGACGAGGCGATCTCCCGTCAGATGGTGGATCAACAAAAGGCCCAGGTCGAACAGCTCGAGGCCACCCTCCGCGCCAACGAGGCGCTCATCGCCGCGGCCCAGGTGCGCCTGTCCTACACGCGCATCACCTCGCCCGTCACCGGGAGGGTGGGTCTGCGCCGCGTCGATGCCGGCAACGTCGTCCGCCCGTCCGACGTGCAGGGGCTCGTCAGCGTCACCCAGATCGATCCCATCGCGGTGGTCTTCTCCCTCCCCCAGGACGAGCTGCCGCGGCTCCAGGCACTCCTGCGCGACCCGGCCGGAGCGGCCGTCACCGCGTTCGATCGCGCGGGAGGAACGACGTTGGCCGAGGGTCGCCTGTCGATGATCGACAACCAGATCGATCCCTCGACGGGCACCATCTCCCTCAAGGCGGAGTTTCCGAACGCCGAGGGCAAGCTCTGGCCGGGCCAGTTCGTCGCCGTCGAGTTCAGGACGGGCGAGAGCCAGGATGCGACCGTGGTCTCGGCCCGCACCATCCAGAGGGGGCGCCAGGGCCCATTCGTGTTTCGAATCCAGGAGGGCAAGGCCACCGTCGTTCCCGTCACCCTGGGCTACGCGGACGAGGACATCGCCGTGGTGGCGTCTGGGGTGACAGCCGGAGACACGGTGGTGAGCGACGGACACTCCCGCCTCAAGGCGGGAAGCGTGGTGAAGACCACCTCGACCACGGGCCTGGCCTCGAAGGGAGCGGCCCGATGA
- a CDS encoding efflux transporter outer membrane subunit, producing MRRSTRLMALLLTVTGCASSTAPSLRPSELQTEWERAPAADRSASSDSAWWRSFGDPVLDELISLAERQNLDLRIADARIREARALRQGAQAALFPQLTGTAGLSRGQTVVLNTERTTATLGVEASWEVDIFGRLRKEARAADAVWTATQAERDGVRLTLAAEVSRAYLEYRLYRAQHTIAGANAKAAEETLRIARARFEQGLSSRLDVERALTTRGETRALVAQLAESADSSRHRIVLLLATTPEELGKVLSETGALPSASALGVLLTPTEVIGLRPDVRAAEAQLLAAIARREAAEALRYPRITLASMLGLQGGAETSTFLSGGSLLWSVGANLLAPLLDFGRIRATIDAADARQEQAYLSYELTARTGLQEVQTALILYTQGESRRNELTAATESARRAAGLARRQYAEGTLSLLEVLDAERTLYNLELQAARATADVSLRLVSLYQTMGLMPPGQDTA from the coding sequence ATGCGCCGCTCCACGAGACTCATGGCCCTGCTGCTCACGGTCACTGGCTGCGCGAGCTCGACCGCACCGAGCCTGCGTCCTTCCGAGCTCCAGACGGAGTGGGAGCGTGCGCCCGCCGCGGACCGAAGCGCGTCGAGCGACTCCGCGTGGTGGCGTTCGTTCGGAGATCCGGTGCTCGATGAGCTGATCTCCCTGGCCGAGCGCCAGAACCTGGACCTCCGCATCGCCGATGCGCGAATCCGTGAGGCACGAGCGCTGCGGCAGGGAGCCCAGGCGGCGCTCTTCCCCCAGCTCACGGGCACCGCCGGGCTCAGCCGTGGTCAGACCGTGGTCCTCAACACGGAGCGGACCACCGCCACGCTCGGCGTCGAGGCGAGCTGGGAGGTGGACATCTTCGGACGACTGCGCAAGGAAGCCCGCGCCGCGGACGCGGTCTGGACGGCGACCCAGGCCGAGCGCGACGGCGTGCGGCTCACGCTGGCCGCCGAGGTCTCACGGGCCTACCTGGAGTACCGCCTCTACCGCGCCCAGCACACCATCGCCGGGGCGAACGCCAAGGCGGCGGAGGAGACACTTCGCATCGCCCGAGCGCGATTCGAGCAAGGGCTCTCCAGCCGCCTCGACGTCGAGCGCGCCCTCACCACCCGGGGGGAGACACGCGCCCTCGTCGCCCAGCTCGCGGAGTCCGCCGATTCCTCTCGCCACCGCATCGTCCTGCTGCTCGCCACCACTCCGGAGGAGCTCGGGAAGGTGCTCTCCGAAACCGGAGCCCTCCCGAGCGCGAGCGCACTGGGAGTGCTCCTCACCCCCACGGAGGTCATCGGCCTGCGGCCCGACGTCCGCGCCGCCGAGGCCCAGCTCCTCGCCGCCATTGCCCGGCGGGAAGCGGCGGAGGCCCTCCGGTATCCCCGGATTACCCTCGCCAGCATGCTCGGCCTCCAGGGTGGCGCGGAGACGAGCACCTTCCTCTCGGGAGGCTCCCTGCTCTGGTCGGTGGGGGCGAACCTGCTCGCGCCGCTGCTCGACTTTGGACGCATTCGCGCCACAATCGACGCCGCGGACGCGAGACAGGAGCAGGCCTATTTGAGTTACGAGCTGACCGCACGCACCGGACTCCAAGAGGTCCAGACGGCACTCATCCTCTACACCCAGGGAGAGAGCCGGCGGAACGAGCTCACCGCCGCCACCGAATCGGCGCGCAGGGCCGCCGGGCTCGCGCGCCGGCAGTACGCGGAGGGGACCCTCTCCCTGCTGGAAGTGCTCGATGCCGAGCGCACCCTGTACAACCTCGAGTTGCAGGCGGCGCGGGCGACCGCCGACGTGTCCTTGCGGCTCGTCAGCCTCTACCAGACCATGGGACTGATGCCCCCGGGACAGGACACCGCATGA
- a CDS encoding multidrug efflux RND transporter permease subunit: MTEPKRGISSWFVTHPVATALLTLGVILLGSIAYPLLPIAPLPEAEFPTIQISAALPGASAETMASAVATPLEVQLSAVPGITEMTSSSALGITSITLQFDLEKDIDTAAQEVQAAINAASGRLPSEMPSLPTWRKVNPNDSPIFIIRVQSDLMPLTELSDVTETQLARQLSQLSGVAEISITGQQRPALRIQASPERLASLGLTLADIRAAVRGASVNQAKGALFGDTRISTLSTNDQLFRPEDYDDLIVAYRGGAPVRLRDVARVSLGAENDYVQAWQNGRPGLNLIVRRQPGANIIETADRILEALPRLQEQLPASIEVDILNDRTRTIRSSLHEVQLTLVITIALVVLIMGLFLRQVSATLIVGAVLLVALVATFAAMYALGFSLNNLTLVALIIAVGFVVDDAIVVVENIHRHLEAGKNRLEAALAGSGEVGFTVMSISLSLIAAFIPLLFMGGVVGRLFREFAMTVTAAILLSVVASLTLAPMLASRFMKPLAHGHDSGGGFAQRLLDGYDRTLKWALEHQRLTLLGFGLALAAAVACYVYVPKGFFPEQDTAFILGTTQAAQDIPYEEMIAKHAAIADIVAKEPAVQQFATAVGATGGSQSMSNGRFWIVLKDRSDRDVSVAGFINQLRPKLAQVPGIMLYLRPSQDINLGGGPSRAQYTYALKSSDGPLLSEWAETLTAKLAQLPQLRDVSNDQLIGASVTRLTIDRAAAARFGITASDIDQTLYDAFGQRQINEYQTEVNQYRVIIELDKRQRGTARSLAYLHIRSPLTGEVVPLSSVAKLEPLTTGPLSISHNGMFPAVNISFNLAPGVALGDAVTAIEQAEAQIGIPAAITRNFQGTARGFQESLKSQPFLILAALLAVYIILGVLYESFVHPLTILSTLPSAGLGAILLLWMMGHDFSVMALIGVVLLIGIVKKNGILMVDFALETQRTRGLSPREAVQEACLVRFRPIMMTTLAALLGGIPLMMGFGTGSELRQPLGIAIVGGLLVSQVLTLYSTPVVYLALDRLFHRQRDPSTPEPSRPPEMEAT, translated from the coding sequence ATGACCGAGCCCAAGCGCGGCATCTCCAGTTGGTTCGTCACGCATCCGGTCGCCACGGCCCTGCTCACCCTGGGCGTCATCCTGCTGGGCTCCATCGCCTACCCACTCCTCCCGATCGCCCCTCTCCCCGAGGCGGAGTTCCCGACGATCCAGATCAGCGCGGCCCTGCCTGGAGCGAGCGCGGAGACCATGGCCTCCGCCGTGGCGACGCCCCTGGAAGTGCAGCTCAGCGCCGTCCCCGGAATCACGGAGATGACGTCGTCGAGCGCCCTCGGCATCACCTCCATCACCCTGCAGTTCGACCTGGAGAAGGACATCGACACCGCGGCCCAGGAGGTCCAGGCCGCCATCAACGCCGCCTCCGGCCGGCTCCCCTCGGAGATGCCGAGCCTGCCGACGTGGCGCAAGGTCAACCCGAACGACAGCCCGATCTTCATCATCCGCGTCCAGTCGGACCTGATGCCGCTCACCGAGCTCAGCGATGTCACGGAGACGCAGCTCGCGCGGCAGCTCAGCCAGCTCTCCGGCGTGGCCGAGATCAGCATCACCGGCCAGCAACGCCCCGCCCTGCGCATCCAGGCCTCGCCCGAGCGCCTGGCGTCCCTGGGACTGACGCTCGCCGACATCCGCGCGGCGGTGCGAGGGGCGAGCGTCAACCAGGCGAAGGGGGCGCTCTTCGGCGACACCCGTATCTCGACGCTCTCGACCAACGACCAGCTCTTCCGCCCCGAGGACTATGACGATCTCATCGTCGCCTACCGGGGTGGCGCCCCGGTCCGCCTCCGCGATGTCGCGCGCGTGAGCCTTGGCGCGGAGAACGACTACGTCCAGGCGTGGCAGAACGGTAGGCCAGGGCTCAACCTGATCGTCCGCCGCCAGCCGGGCGCGAACATCATCGAGACCGCCGACCGGATCCTGGAGGCCCTTCCCCGGCTCCAGGAGCAGCTCCCCGCGAGCATCGAGGTCGACATCCTCAATGACCGCACGCGGACGATCCGCTCCTCGCTGCACGAGGTCCAGCTCACCCTCGTCATCACGATCGCCCTCGTGGTGCTGATCATGGGGCTCTTCCTGCGGCAGGTGTCGGCCACGCTCATCGTCGGCGCGGTCCTCCTGGTGGCCCTGGTCGCGACCTTCGCCGCGATGTACGCGCTTGGCTTCAGCTTGAACAACCTCACGCTGGTGGCGCTCATCATCGCCGTCGGCTTCGTCGTGGACGACGCGATCGTCGTGGTGGAGAACATCCACCGGCACCTCGAGGCTGGAAAGAACCGGCTGGAGGCCGCCCTCGCGGGCTCCGGGGAAGTCGGCTTCACGGTCATGTCGATCAGCCTCTCGCTCATCGCGGCGTTCATTCCACTGCTGTTCATGGGCGGAGTCGTCGGCCGCCTGTTCCGTGAGTTCGCGATGACGGTGACGGCGGCCATCCTGCTCTCGGTGGTCGCGTCGCTGACGCTCGCGCCGATGCTCGCCTCGCGGTTCATGAAGCCCCTGGCCCATGGCCACGACTCGGGCGGCGGCTTCGCGCAGCGCCTGCTCGATGGATATGACCGGACCCTGAAGTGGGCGCTGGAGCACCAGCGGCTCACCCTGCTCGGCTTCGGGCTGGCGCTGGCCGCCGCCGTGGCCTGCTACGTGTACGTCCCCAAGGGGTTCTTCCCGGAGCAGGACACGGCCTTCATCCTGGGGACGACCCAGGCGGCGCAGGACATCCCGTACGAGGAGATGATCGCCAAGCACGCCGCGATCGCCGACATCGTCGCGAAGGAGCCCGCGGTGCAGCAGTTCGCGACCGCCGTCGGCGCGACGGGCGGCAGCCAGAGCATGTCCAACGGACGCTTCTGGATCGTCCTCAAGGATCGCTCGGACCGTGACGTCTCGGTCGCTGGGTTCATCAATCAGCTACGGCCGAAGCTCGCCCAGGTGCCCGGCATCATGCTCTACCTGCGCCCGTCTCAGGACATCAACCTCGGCGGTGGCCCCTCGCGTGCGCAGTACACGTACGCGCTGAAGAGCAGCGACGGCCCCCTGCTGTCCGAGTGGGCGGAGACCCTCACGGCGAAGCTCGCCCAGCTCCCGCAGCTACGCGACGTGTCGAACGACCAACTGATCGGCGCCAGCGTCACGCGGCTCACGATCGATCGGGCGGCCGCGGCCCGCTTCGGCATCACGGCCAGTGACATCGACCAGACCCTCTATGACGCCTTCGGACAGCGGCAGATCAACGAGTACCAGACCGAGGTCAATCAGTACCGCGTCATCATCGAGCTCGACAAACGGCAGCGCGGCACCGCCCGGAGCCTCGCCTATCTCCACATCCGCTCTCCGCTGACGGGGGAAGTGGTGCCACTCTCCTCGGTCGCGAAGCTCGAGCCCCTGACGACGGGGCCGCTGTCGATCAGCCACAACGGCATGTTCCCGGCCGTGAACATCTCCTTCAACCTGGCGCCGGGTGTGGCGCTCGGAGACGCGGTCACGGCCATCGAGCAGGCCGAGGCCCAGATTGGAATACCCGCCGCGATCACGCGCAACTTCCAGGGCACCGCGCGCGGCTTCCAGGAGTCGCTGAAGAGCCAACCCTTCCTGATCCTCGCCGCGCTCCTCGCGGTCTACATCATCCTCGGCGTCCTCTACGAAAGCTTCGTGCACCCGCTGACGATCCTGTCGACCCTGCCCTCGGCCGGACTCGGGGCGATCCTCCTGCTCTGGATGATGGGACACGACTTCTCGGTGATGGCGCTGATCGGTGTCGTGCTGCTCATTGGAATCGTGAAGAAGAACGGCATCCTCATGGTCGACTTCGCGCTGGAGACCCAGCGGACACGTGGGCTGTCGCCGCGAGAGGCGGTCCAAGAAGCCTGTCTCGTCCGCTTCCGGCCGATCATGATGACGACGCTCGCCGCGCTCCTCGGAGGCATTCCACTCATGATGGGCTTTGGCACCGGCTCCGAGCTCCGGCAACCCCTCGGAATCGCCATCGTGGGAGGACTGCTCGTCAGCCAGGTCCTGACGCTCTACTCGACTCCCGTCGTGTACCTGGCGCTCGATCGCCTCTTCCATCGCCAGCGCGACCCGTCCACTCCAGAGCCGTCCCGTCCACCGGAAATGGAGGCCACGTGA
- a CDS encoding heavy metal sensor histidine kinase has translation MKTSIATRLAVMFAVAALGVFSLVGVALYRVLHRELGRHQLSEVNTRLEYVGMMVGRNDNAVSWQNLRAKLDTLTPADDSVRYWVLGPDPRFVYGDVPAELRERLGAQPGRPFVLELEGRSMRAVSRSIPPKGARPAVQIVTALDSTRFCDTLDTFAGALVVLCLAGVSLVTILGHRIAKVGLAPLSSLSQEAQSLSPRDLSQRLRLSPLPRELSDLVASFNGALDRLERAYAQLEGFNADVAHELRTPLTNLIGQTQVALAKERTATQLEEVLQSNLEELDRLRKIVSDMLFLARADQGETALDRVQASAAEEVSKTVEFLDVILEEAGVSVRVEGDAHASFERSLFLRAASNLLLNAVEHSERGAEIVVAIARRESEMRIAVTNPGAPIPEQHLERLFDRFYRADGARRNSRDNHGLGLSIVKAVAKMHGGTVFATSAEGRNTFGFTLSDSPLAATPGGSSSSPW, from the coding sequence ATGAAGACCTCGATCGCCACGCGGCTGGCCGTGATGTTCGCGGTGGCCGCGCTCGGGGTCTTCTCGTTGGTGGGTGTCGCCCTGTATCGCGTGCTCCACCGGGAACTCGGCCGCCACCAGCTCAGCGAGGTGAACACCCGGCTCGAGTACGTGGGCATGATGGTCGGCCGCAACGACAACGCCGTGTCGTGGCAGAACCTCCGCGCGAAGCTCGACACGCTCACGCCCGCCGATGACAGCGTGCGGTACTGGGTCCTTGGACCCGACCCGCGATTCGTATACGGCGACGTCCCGGCGGAGCTCCGCGAACGGCTGGGCGCCCAGCCGGGAAGACCCTTCGTGCTCGAGCTGGAGGGCCGCTCGATGCGGGCGGTGTCTCGATCCATTCCCCCGAAGGGCGCGCGCCCGGCGGTCCAGATCGTCACGGCGCTGGATTCGACGAGGTTTTGCGACACGCTGGACACCTTCGCCGGAGCCTTGGTCGTGCTCTGCCTCGCGGGAGTCTCGCTCGTGACGATCCTTGGGCATCGCATCGCCAAGGTCGGGCTCGCGCCGCTGAGCAGCTTGTCCCAGGAGGCCCAGTCCCTCAGTCCACGAGACCTGTCACAGCGGCTGAGGCTCTCGCCACTGCCGCGAGAGCTGTCCGACCTGGTCGCCTCGTTCAACGGCGCGCTCGACCGGCTGGAGCGAGCGTATGCCCAGCTCGAGGGCTTCAACGCCGACGTGGCCCACGAGCTGCGCACGCCGCTCACCAACCTCATCGGCCAGACGCAGGTCGCGCTGGCGAAGGAGCGGACCGCGACGCAGCTCGAGGAGGTCCTGCAATCGAACCTGGAGGAGCTCGACCGCCTGCGGAAGATCGTCAGCGACATGCTCTTCCTCGCCCGGGCGGATCAAGGGGAGACGGCGCTCGACCGGGTACAAGCCTCGGCCGCGGAGGAGGTCTCGAAGACCGTCGAGTTCCTCGACGTCATCCTCGAGGAAGCGGGTGTCTCCGTCCGCGTGGAGGGCGATGCCCATGCGTCGTTCGAGCGCTCCCTGTTCCTGCGGGCCGCCAGCAACCTGCTCCTCAATGCCGTGGAGCACTCCGAGCGCGGTGCCGAGATCGTCGTGGCCATCGCGCGGCGGGAGTCCGAGATGCGCATCGCCGTCACGAACCCGGGGGCGCCAATCCCGGAGCAGCACCTCGAGCGGCTGTTCGATCGTTTCTACCGGGCCGATGGCGCGCGCCGGAACAGCCGGGACAACCACGGCCTCGGTCTGTCGATCGTGAAAGCCGTCGCCAAGATGCACGGAGGAACCGTCTTCGCGACGAGCGCGGAGGGCCGCAACACGTTCGGCTTCACCCTCTCGGACAGCCCACTGGCCGCGACGCCTGGAGGAAGCTCTTCTTCCCCTTGGTGA
- a CDS encoding NACHT domain-containing protein: MSSQVEEQLLALTAATAFQLVWGGLKGLGKRIADQDRVRQGMHAYARNFLERYGNIKVLNMDQPVPLRDIYVAAQAIPPRAMKSFSSVEELHKLFLLRGKRLSWPKARPGSRTDCLEHANKSRFLNVLGCPGAGKSTFLRRLGLEALLPRRTWSACLLGSLGIRPGLDDSAPSQYEHDCLPVLIELRRFRTNAIDLVLLIQNELATCGLPESGELARALLEEGRLLLLLDGVDEVPDCQLDKAISHMSDFVDHYSGNRFVISCRTAFYKGYFSRFEDVLLSDFDDQQVTSFVQNWFRSDTDRQCQLAEEFLKTLGEPANTSAKELAHTPLLLTFLCLTYDDRQRLPANRSELYRQALEILMERWAASKRVHHEPVYRELHARMEVQMLAEIAAPAFHDNRYFFTRRELTDSITHFLREELNAPKHLNGDQVLQAIEVQQGLIVQRAQDAWSFSHLTLQEYLTAIWHEDPQRLAELVRTHLFDARWREVFILLAGVVRQADDLLLRMQQTAEKHLGNAVRLVRWASSKHVPLDDAEQTAARRAFAMALAFDISQAIDLDRLLAEELDPNLKCDFAVSFMLNRLEARGLDFDFNLVRDLVCDLGASHALSYDFNLDCGCIWAQAKGRAREFFVRHAWRLLNAFAVLASSQVLSGKWDEVEPRVRVLRHQLSWNASFHDVFKTWRQLLGLFVKTLQLPPEPRELVEGRARLEKYLSACQLIVHCKNAAMRVITEVS; the protein is encoded by the coding sequence ATGTCGTCACAAGTCGAGGAGCAACTTCTGGCGCTGACCGCGGCCACGGCCTTTCAGCTCGTCTGGGGAGGACTCAAAGGTCTGGGCAAACGCATCGCCGACCAGGACAGGGTTCGACAGGGAATGCATGCGTACGCCCGGAACTTCCTGGAGCGGTACGGGAACATCAAGGTCCTCAACATGGATCAGCCTGTTCCCTTGAGGGACATCTACGTGGCCGCCCAGGCGATTCCTCCGCGGGCCATGAAGAGCTTCAGCTCGGTGGAAGAACTCCACAAGTTGTTCCTTCTGCGGGGCAAGCGCTTGTCCTGGCCCAAGGCGCGTCCAGGCAGCAGGACAGACTGCCTGGAACATGCCAACAAGTCCCGATTTCTCAACGTCCTGGGTTGCCCTGGTGCGGGCAAGTCCACCTTCCTCCGCCGGCTCGGTCTGGAGGCGCTCCTGCCCCGGCGGACCTGGAGTGCCTGCTTGCTCGGCTCCCTCGGCATCAGGCCCGGCCTCGACGACAGTGCACCCAGCCAGTACGAGCATGACTGCCTTCCCGTGCTGATCGAGCTTCGCCGCTTCCGCACGAATGCAATCGATCTCGTCCTGCTCATCCAGAACGAGCTGGCGACCTGTGGTCTGCCCGAGTCAGGCGAGCTGGCCAGAGCACTCCTGGAGGAAGGACGCCTCCTGCTCCTCCTCGATGGCGTGGATGAGGTCCCCGACTGTCAGCTCGACAAGGCCATCTCGCACATGAGTGACTTCGTGGACCACTACAGCGGCAATCGCTTCGTCATCTCGTGCCGGACCGCTTTCTACAAGGGATACTTCAGCCGCTTCGAGGATGTACTCCTGTCCGACTTCGACGATCAGCAGGTCACCAGCTTCGTCCAGAACTGGTTCCGCTCCGACACGGATCGCCAGTGCCAGCTCGCCGAGGAGTTCTTGAAGACGCTCGGGGAACCCGCCAACACCTCCGCCAAGGAACTGGCCCACACGCCCCTGCTGCTGACGTTTCTCTGCCTCACCTACGATGACCGCCAGCGCCTGCCCGCCAACCGGAGCGAGCTCTACCGCCAGGCGCTGGAGATTCTCATGGAGCGGTGGGCCGCCTCCAAGCGCGTCCACCATGAGCCCGTCTACCGGGAGCTCCATGCCAGGATGGAAGTACAGATGCTGGCCGAGATCGCCGCGCCAGCCTTTCACGACAACCGCTACTTCTTCACCCGCCGGGAGCTGACCGACTCCATCACCCACTTCCTCCGCGAGGAACTCAATGCGCCCAAGCACCTGAATGGCGACCAGGTGCTGCAGGCCATCGAGGTCCAACAAGGGCTCATCGTTCAGCGGGCCCAGGACGCCTGGTCATTCTCACACCTCACGCTTCAGGAGTACCTCACGGCCATCTGGCATGAGGACCCTCAGCGGCTCGCGGAGCTCGTGCGCACGCACCTGTTCGATGCGCGCTGGCGAGAAGTCTTCATCCTCCTGGCGGGAGTGGTCCGCCAGGCGGATGATCTGCTGCTGCGGATGCAGCAAACCGCCGAGAAGCATTTGGGGAATGCCGTCCGGCTCGTGCGCTGGGCAAGCAGCAAGCACGTGCCCCTGGACGATGCGGAGCAGACCGCGGCCCGACGTGCCTTCGCCATGGCCCTCGCCTTCGACATCAGCCAGGCGATAGACCTCGACCGCCTTCTCGCCGAGGAGCTCGACCCCAATCTCAAGTGCGATTTCGCCGTCTCCTTCATGCTCAACCGGCTCGAGGCCCGCGGCCTCGATTTCGACTTCAATCTCGTTCGCGACCTCGTCTGTGACCTCGGCGCCAGCCACGCTCTCTCCTACGACTTCAACCTCGACTGCGGCTGCATCTGGGCTCAGGCCAAGGGCCGGGCTCGAGAATTCTTTGTCAGGCACGCATGGCGTCTGCTCAACGCCTTCGCCGTGCTGGCTTCAAGCCAGGTCCTCTCGGGCAAGTGGGATGAGGTGGAACCGCGGGTGCGAGTCTTACGTCATCAACTGAGCTGGAATGCTTCGTTCCATGATGTATTCAAGACGTGGAGACAGCTCTTGGGGCTCTTCGTCAAGACGCTGCAACTCCCCCCTGAGCCACGCGAGCTGGTGGAAGGGAGAGCCAGGCTCGAAAAATACCTATCGGCATGCCAACTGATCGTCCACTGCAAGAACGCGGCGATGCGAGTCATAACGGAAGTCAGTTAA
- a CDS encoding heavy metal response regulator transcription factor, with protein MKLLIVEDEAKTADYLHRGLNEQGYTVDVARTGPDGHALALQHDYDVIVLDVMLPEMDGFAVLRAIRTRKQTPVIMLTARDRVDDRVHGLRAGADDYLAKPFSFLELVARLQAVTRRGRVQESTQLHIGDLEIDLLSRKAYRAGNRLELTAKEFALLALLARREGQILSKTVIAEQVWDMSFDSDTNVVEVAIKRLRAKVDGPYEHKLLHTIRGMGYVLEMRGVREAP; from the coding sequence ATGAAGCTGCTCATCGTGGAGGACGAGGCGAAGACGGCCGACTATCTGCATCGTGGCCTCAACGAGCAGGGGTACACGGTGGACGTGGCGCGCACCGGGCCGGATGGACACGCCCTGGCCCTGCAACACGACTATGACGTGATCGTCCTCGACGTGATGCTCCCGGAGATGGACGGCTTCGCCGTGCTCCGGGCCATCCGCACGCGAAAGCAGACGCCGGTGATCATGCTCACCGCGAGGGATCGGGTCGACGACCGGGTCCATGGGCTCCGGGCGGGAGCGGACGACTATCTCGCCAAGCCCTTCTCCTTTCTCGAGCTCGTCGCGCGCCTGCAGGCGGTGACCCGGCGCGGCCGCGTGCAGGAGTCGACGCAGCTACACATTGGCGACCTCGAGATCGATCTGCTCAGCCGCAAGGCCTACCGCGCCGGAAACCGGCTCGAGTTGACCGCGAAGGAGTTCGCCCTGCTCGCCCTGCTCGCCCGGCGTGAAGGGCAGATCCTGTCGAAGACGGTCATCGCCGAGCAGGTCTGGGACATGAGCTTCGACAGCGACACGAACGTCGTCGAGGTCGCCATCAAGCGACTGAGGGCGAAGGTGGACGGGCCCTATGAGCACAAGCTCCTGCACACCATCCGCGGCATGGGGTACGTGCTCGAGATGCGCGGCGTGCGGGAGGCGCCATGA
- a CDS encoding YkvA family protein, producing the protein MTALVKMKALERWKQKARALKTEVAALLLAVRHPAVPWYAKLLAAAVVAYALSPVDLIPDFIPVLGYLDDLILLPLGILLVRRLIPPAVLTECRERALREARPRKTNWIAGALIIALWAALGFLLVRWWWHRTP; encoded by the coding sequence ATGACTGCTCTCGTCAAGATGAAGGCCTTGGAGCGGTGGAAGCAGAAGGCCCGGGCGCTCAAGACGGAGGTAGCGGCGCTGCTGCTCGCCGTCCGTCATCCCGCGGTGCCGTGGTACGCGAAGCTGCTGGCGGCGGCGGTGGTCGCGTATGCCCTGAGTCCCGTGGACCTCATCCCGGACTTCATCCCCGTCCTGGGCTACCTCGACGACCTGATTCTTCTCCCGCTGGGCATCCTGCTCGTCCGCCGGCTCATCCCTCCGGCCGTGCTCACGGAATGCCGGGAACGGGCCCTTCGAGAGGCTCGCCCGCGCAAGACGAACTGGATTGCTGGCGCCCTCATCATTGCTCTCTGGGCAGCGCTCGGGTTCTTGCTCGTGCGGTGGTGGTGGCACCGGACTCCCTGA
- a CDS encoding helix-turn-helix domain-containing protein, translated as MPRPYSVDLRERAVAAYRRGGRTLEEVAAEFSVCSKTLAHWLKLEDGTGSLEPRPRGGGNFSAIQGEVLETLKEQVRIRPDATVQEHFAALVARTQVHTSSSAVSRALRRQGLGLKKSRS; from the coding sequence ATGCCCCGGCCCTATTCGGTGGACTTGCGTGAGCGCGCGGTTGCGGCCTACAGGCGTGGTGGCAGAACGCTGGAGGAGGTTGCCGCCGAATTCAGTGTGTGCTCCAAGACGCTTGCTCATTGGCTGAAGCTCGAGGACGGAACGGGGAGCCTGGAGCCCCGACCGAGGGGCGGAGGCAACTTCTCGGCAATCCAGGGAGAGGTGCTGGAAACGCTCAAAGAGCAGGTGCGGATACGACCCGATGCCACAGTGCAGGAGCACTTCGCGGCGTTGGTGGCCCGGACACAGGTACATACCAGCTCCTCGGCGGTCTCGCGGGCACTACGGCGCCAGGGACTGGGACTCAAAAAAAGTCGCTCGTAG